The Humulus lupulus chromosome 4, drHumLupu1.1, whole genome shotgun sequence genome has a window encoding:
- the LOC133829605 gene encoding adoMet-dependent rRNA methyltransferase spb1-like: MKEDIYRLLAKERGFRSLAAWKLIQLDNKCGLFRSDTACAVLDLCAAPGGWTQVVLERVGHGSLVVGVDLVCVIPIRGATFVEQDITKLVECKSSIKAVMSEHNCSAFDLVLHDGSHAATPSMGAASRNTLVIDALKLATHLLAPNATFVTKAYRCQDYNSVKYCLQQLFERVEVYKPRASRSSSAEVYVVAFNYKAGAAGAAKNDPDTPDVGRLFQEAIHTTPKKEEKSCQKCGA, translated from the exons ATGAAAGAAGACATTTACAGATTGCTGGCCAAGGAGAGAGGCTTTCGCTCTCTTGCAGCATGGAAGCTAATCCAATTGGATAACAAGTGTGGGTTGTTTCGCAGCGACACTGCTTGCGCTGTTCTTGATCTTTGTGCTGCTCCCGGTGGTTGGACGCAGGTGGTGCTGGAGCGGGTGGGGCATGGTAGCCTTGTGGTAGGTGTGGATTTGGTTTGTGTTATCCCAATACGAGGCGCCACTTTTGTTGAGCAAGACATCACCAAATTAGTCGAATGCAAATCGAGCATCAAAGCGGTGATGAGTGAGCACAATTGCTCTGCATTTGATTTAGTTCTGCACGATGGCTCCCACGCTGCCACCCCCAGTATGGGAGCCGCCTCTCGCAATACTTTGGTGATTGATGCGCTTAAGTTGGCTACTCATCTACTTGCTCCTAATGCTACATTTGTTACCAAG GCTTATCGTTGCCAAGATTACAACTCTGTCAAGTATTGTCTTCAACAG TTGTTTGAGAGAGTTGAGGTGTACAAACCAAGAGCTAGTCGTTCTTCCTCTGCCGAGGTTTATGTTGTGGCTTTCAATTATAAGGCTGGTGCTGCTGGTGCTGCCAAGAATGATCCTGACACACCTGATGTGGGGCGTCTATTTCAAGAAGCCATACATACAACcccaaagaaagaagaaaagtcTTGTCAAAAAT GTGGTGCATGA
- the LOC133830266 gene encoding uncharacterized protein LOC133830266, which translates to MEPSKKQEKTNGLRNHNKVRRDEAVLSCVTQKFPSSRASSCTIASPSWIQEDQKDSSNVSFQGPMKFIGIGRSPVNENVLSFYFLFHFIHPLAFQIHIISGHAINYYAQLQQVWGSHRPILRIRASAYQDGNTVEPSKKQDKTSDIRNNKDEVVLCNSEISKQQQYNPLPLVSAMKTVAQQNAATFHFLGHNGGRSAPSSLTQLIGLKPFIHDLAAVPELDNLASPHGPILDAQKEAAKLFGALETWFLVGGTTCGIHAAIMATCSPRDYLILPRNCHLSAISAMVLSGAVPKYVIPEYDVEWDISGGVIPSQVEKAIEELEKEGRKLAAVFVTSPTYHGICSNISEISQLCHSHGIPLIVDEAHGAHLGFHPNMPNSALQQGADLVAQSTHKVLCSLTQSSMLHMSGNLVDKEKVSGCLRLLQSTSPSYLLLASLDAARHQLTENPEALFDKALQIAAEAKNAIRTLPGISILNSKSFPKFPVMDPLRLTIGFKQLNMSGYKANEILYIDNAIICELAGTTSVTCSFNLGTCREHVERLVFGLKNIVSSAALTQGAIEKVAHGVATPFANFTTSLIPREAFFRSKRKVSIANCLGEVCGELICSFPPGIPVLIPGETITQRALDYLFDVRSKGAIISGASDPQLSSILVCNK; encoded by the exons ATGGAGCCAAGCAAGAAGCAAGAAAAGACAAATGGTTTAAGAAACCACAACAAAGTTAGAAGAGATGAAGCTGTCTTGTCTTGTGTGACACAGAAATTCCCAAGCAGCCGAGCCAGTTCCTGCACCATCGCGAGCCCCAGTTGGATTCAG GAAGACCAAAAAGATTCTTCCAATGTATCATTTCAGGGTCCAATGAAATTCATAGGTATAGGAAGAAGCCCTGTCAA tgaaaatgtACTATCTTTCtactttctttttcattttattcaTCCACTTGCTTTTCAGATTCACATTATCTCAG GGCATGCTATAAATTATTATGCTCAGCTTCAGCAGGTTTGGGGTTCTCACAGGCCGATTCTGCGAATTCGAGCTTCAGCATATCAG GATGGCAACACTGTGGAGCCAAGCAAGAAGCAAGACAAGACAAGTGATATAAGAAACAACAAAGATGAAGTTGTCTTGTGTAACTCAGAGATATCCAAGCAGCAGCAGTATAATCCTCTTCCACTTGTTAGTGCGATGAAGACTGTAGCTCAACAAAATGCTGCCACATTTCACTTTCTTGGTCACAACGGAGGTCGCAGTGCCCCATCTTCGTTAACTCAACTCATTGGTCTCAAACCATTTATTCATGATTTGGCTGCAGTTCCAGAGCTTGACAACCTGGCTTCTCCACACGGGCCCATTTTAGATGCACAAAAGGAAGCAGCCAAGCTTTTTGGAGCATTGGAGACATGGTTTCTTGTTGGAGGAACCACTTGTGGAATCCATGCTGCAATTATGGCTACATGTTCACCAAGAGACTATCTAATTCTTCCCCGGAATTGTCATTTATCAGCCATATCTGCTATGGTCTTATCTGGTGCCGTACCTAAGTACGTCATACCTGAATATGATGTTGAATGGGATATTTCAGGTGGGGTCATTCCATCACAGGTGGAGAAAGCAATTGAGGAACTAGAGAAAGAAGGTCGAAAACTGGCTGCAGTCTTTGTGACTTCTCCTACTTATCATGGAATATGCAGCAACATAAGCGAGATATCTCAGCTGTGCCACTCTCATGGAATTCCTCTAATCGTGGATGAGGCTCACGGGGCTCATCTCGGGTTTCATCCTAACATGCCCAACTCAGCACTTCAGCAAGGGGCTGATTTGGTTGCTCAATCAACTCACAAAGTTCTTTGCTCTTTGACACAGTCATCAATGTTGCACATGTCGGGCAATCTTGTAGATAAAGAAAAAGTCTCTGGATGCCTTCGATTGCTTCAAAGCACTAGTCCTAGTTATCTTCTTCTAGCATCATTAGATGCAGCTCGACACCAACTTACTGAAAACCCAGAAGCCTTATTTGACAAAGCACTGCAAATAGCTGCTGAGGCTAAGAATGCAATAAGAACACTTCCCGGCATTTCCATACTCAACTCTAAGAGTTTCCCAAAGTTCCCAGTTATGGATCCATTAAGGCTAACCATTGGTTTTAAACAGCTGAACATGTCTGGTTATAAAGCAAATGAAATTTTGTACATAGATAATGCGATTATCTGTGAACTTGCTGGAACCACATCTGTTACTTGTTCATTTAATCTTGGAACTTGTAGAGAACATGTTGAGAGGTTAGTGTTTGGCCTAAAGAATATAGTGTCATCTGCAGCACTGACTCAGGGAGCGATAGAGAAGGTGGCTCATGGTGTGGCTACACCATTTGCTAATTTCACCACAAGCTTAATTCCAAGAGAGGCCTTTTTTAGAAGCAAAAGGAAAGTAAGCATTGCAAACTGCCTTGGGGAAGTTTGTGGGGAGCTTATATGTTCATTCCCACCAGGAATTCCAGTGCTGATACCTGGTGAGACTATTACACAAAGAGCTTTGGATTATCTTTTTGATGTTAGAAGTAAGGGTGCCATCATCAGTGGTGCTTCAGATCCACAACTCTCTTCCATACTTGTCTGCAACAAGTAG
- the LOC133830272 gene encoding transcription factor LRL2-like produces the protein MGLLDWRLVLLKPTDIDAFKKSYFTEQRVGKGYDSQIDIPSATVASPGSLSQARNPRIGNAERLKALQELLPQSAEGGRVSALDDLIDHIKYLQLQIKNLSERRLVGESPTKPIIFREGYGHYFCHQEESSNEPLEEIITAKWLEQDPSAVSKLLEMKGLLLLLMPID, from the exons ATGGGTCTTCTAG ATTGGCGTCTGGTTCTTCTAAAACCAACTGATATAGATGCtttcaag AAATCTTACTTCACCGAACAAAGAGTTGGGAAAGGCTATGATTCTCAAATTGATATTCCAAGTGCAACAGTTGCTTCACCTGGCTCTCTATCCCAAGCTCGA AACCCCAGGATAGGAAATGCTGAAAGACTCAAAGCTCTACAAGAGCTACTTCCCCAATCTGCAGAG GGTGGTCGAGTATCTGCATTAGATGATTTGATCGACCATATCAAGTACTTGCAGCTACAAATAAAG AATCTCAGTGAAAGAAGATTGGTAGGTGAATCACCAACAAAGCCCATCATTTTTCGCGAG GGATATGGCCACTACTTTTGCCATCAAGAGGAGTCGTCGAATGAGCCTTTGGAGGAGATAATCACGGCGAAATGGTTGGAGCAAGACCCTTCAGCTGTGAGCAAGCTGCTGGAGATGaaaggtcttcttcttcttctcatgcCCATCGATTGA
- the LOC133829607 gene encoding ethanolamine-phosphate cytidylyltransferase-like, with product MDYESNNWILDGVYNFPHLFGGLMLTAALLGLSTSYFGGIGVPHLPYLWSDLGIFYKKKREKKRIRVYMDGCFDLMHYGHANALRQAKALGDELVVGVVSDEEIIANKGPPVLSMEERLVLVSGLKWVDEVIANAPYAITEQFMNRLFNEHKIDYIIHGDDPCLLPDGTDAYALAKKAGRYKQIKRTEGVSSTDIVGRILSSLRDKKESEDHSSTPLKGDSHKEHQSKAAHLSQFLPTSRRIVQFSNGKGPGPNARVVYIDGAFDLFHAGHVEILKSARQLGDFLLVGIHDDQTVSENRRNRYPIMHLHERSLSVLACRYVDEVIIGAPWEVSKDVITTFNISLVVRGTISENNVSLTDEIDRYAVPKSMGIFQLLESPKTITTISVAQRIMANHEAYKRRNAKKAESEKKYYAEKKYVNGD from the exons ATGGATTATGAGAGCAACAACTGGATATTGGATGGGGTCTACAACTTCCCACATCTCTTTGGTGGTCTAATGCTCACGGCTGCTTTGTTGGGATTGTCAACCAGCTATTTCGGCGGAATAGGGGTTCCTCATCTACCCTACTTGTGGTCTGATTTGGGGATTTTCTACAAGAAGAAACGCGAAAAGAAGCGCATTCGGGTTTATATGGATGGTTGTTTTGATCTCATGCACTATGGTCATGCCAATGCCTTGAGGCAAGCCAAAGCTTTGGGTGATGAGTTGGTGGTCGGCGTTGTCAGCGATGAGGAGATTATTGCCAATAAGGGTCCACCTGTTCTATCCATGGAAGAGAG GTTGGTTCTTGTTAGCGGGTTAAAATGGGTGGACGAAGTCATAGCCAATGCTCCTTATGCGATTACCGAGCAGTTCATGAATAGACTCTTTAATGAGCATAAGATTGACTATATCATACACGGTGATGATCCTTGCTTGCTTCCAGATGGAACTGATGCTTATGCCTTGGCAAAGAAAGCTGGTCGTTACAAGCAGATTAAACGCACTGAAGGCGTCTCCAGCACAGATATTGTAG GAAGGATACTTTCTTCTTTGAGGGAtaagaaagaaagtgaagatcaTAGCAGTACCCCTTTGAAAGGAGATTCTCATAAAGAACATCAGTCGAAGGCTGCCCATTTATCTCAATTTCTACCAACATCTCGTCGAATTGTGCAATTCTCTAACGGGAAG GGACCTGGACCAAATGCTCGTGTTGTGTACATTGATGGAGCATTTGACCTTTTTCATGCAGGACATGTCGAG ATCTTAAAGAGTGCCAGGCAACTTGGAGATTTTTTACTAGTTGGTATTCATGATGACCAGACTGTGAG TGAAAACAGAAGGAATCGGTATCCAATCATGCATTTACATGAACGCAGTCTTAGCGTGCTCGCTTGTCGTTATGTTGATGAAGTCATTATCGGTGCACCCTGGGAAGTTTCGAAAGACGTG ATAACTACTTTCAATATCTCTTTGGTTGTACGTGGGACAATTTCTGAGAACAATGTTTCGCTGACA GATGAAATTGATCGATACGCTGTTCCCAAGAGCATGGGGATTTTTCAATTGCTTGAAAGTCCAAAAACTATTACCACCATATCAGTAGCTCAGAGGATAATGGCAAATCATGAAGCTTATAAG AGACGCAATGCCAAGAAAGCAGAGAGCGAAAAGAAATACTATGCAGAAAAGAAATATGTCAACGGTGACTAG
- the LOC133829608 gene encoding uncharacterized protein LOC133829608 — protein sequence MVGGGFMGMDSNTIRVAKMKRKEADDLTNDFSDFSLSSPATKIRRLDAELPPIMEEEEPDIPFPSSMAGAPGSGRGRGSGGPVIRELDDDEKAIVLFKPFNSSLFHNSPSSTLSLSVDSNFISGFKDQLIRATNQKSSMGNDGIGVGNECQAIVPWAPPYQLMPPVSFGAEDSCQEPVHFQELMEAEEELEEEDEDSMEVEEDTNLNTPKVGLVSEAEAYSGIRGGAGEGIHQWHQQHCMLPQPPHNISTPVTWFQ from the exons ATGGTTGGTGGTGGATTCATGGGTATGGACAGTAACACCATCAGAGTTGCCAAGATGAAGAGGAAGGAAGCTGATGATCTCACAAACGATTTCTCCGACTTCTCTCTATCTTCTCCCGCCACTAAGATTCGTCGTCTG GATGCGGAGTTGCCACCCATTATGGAGGAAGAGGAGCCTGATATCCCTTTCCCATCTTCCATGGCTGGAGCACCAGGTTCAGGTCGCGGTCGTGGTTCTGGTGGTCCTGTTATTCGGGAATTGGATGATGATGAGAAAGCAATTGTTCTCTTCAAGCCTTTCAATTCATCACTTTTTCATAACTCGCCTTCTTCCACTTTATCCCTCTCAGTTGATTCCAACTTTATTTCTGGCTTCAAGG ATCAATTAATCAGAGCAACTAACCAGAAGAGTTCCATGGGAAATGATGGCATAGGAGTTGGAAATGAGTGTCAAGCCATTGTTCCTTGGGCACCACCATACCAGCTGATGCCTCCTGTCTCATTTGGAGCTGAGGATTCTTGTCAAGAACCAGTTCATTTTCAGGAGTTAATGGAGGCTgaggaggagctggaggaggaggatGAGGACTCCATGGAGGTTGAGGAGGACACCAATCTGAACACGCCAAAAGTAGGACTAGTTAGTGAGGCTGAGGCATATAGTGGGATAAGAGGAGGAGCTGGTGAGGGCATACACCAATGGCACCAACAGCATTGTATGTTGCCACAGCCACCTCACAACATATCCACTCCCGTTACTTGGTTCCAGTGA